One region of Wyeomyia smithii strain HCP4-BCI-WySm-NY-G18 chromosome 3, ASM2978416v1, whole genome shotgun sequence genomic DNA includes:
- the LOC129732836 gene encoding uncharacterized protein LOC129732836, with the protein MGSVKTSAKSLQKEISHKSSLPNGYEFARHSLEYQKTVPGKINVTSESYEQIYSLEGMVENRETISEQPIEEMRSMEDCKSESYKSTITLHSQSSVDLNKCREATEKLTQLKLTVVDLIDQTIRQLESKEQFEHARSLHPNGDGTKPFHRVQNLEGPSLKSRTAIRRKLYTEIEQLISRLKDMESLELKLTDL; encoded by the exons ATGGGATCTGTGAAAACAAGTGCAAAatctcttcagaaagaaatcaGTCATAAAAGTAGCCTTCCTAATGGCTACGAATTCGCTAGACATTCACTGGAATATCAAAAAACTGTTCCTGGAAAG ATAAATGTCACTTCTGAGAGCTATGAGCAAATTTACTCTCTAGAAGGTATGGTGGAGAATAGAGAAACAATATCTGAGCAACCAATCGAAGAAATGCGTTCCATGGAAGACTGCAAATCTGAATCCTACAAATCCACAATCACCTTGCACAGCCAGTCAAGTGTTGATTTGAACAAGTGTCGGGAGGCAACGGAAAAACTTACTCAACTCAAATTGACAGTCGTTGATCTAATCGATCAAACGATTCGACAATTGGAATCAAAGGAACAGTTCGAGCATGCCCGGAGCTTACATCCCAATGGCGATGGTACCAAACCGTTTCACCGCGTTCAGAACCTGGAGGGGCCTTCCCTGAAATCTCGAACCGCTATCCGACGGAAGTTGTACACGGAAATCGAGCAATTGATTTCGCGCCTCAAAGACATGGAAAGTCTGGAATTAAAATTGACCGACTTGTGA